One Desulfonatronovibrio hydrogenovorans DSM 9292 DNA segment encodes these proteins:
- the cmk gene encoding (d)CMP kinase, producing the protein MKDRPLLITIDGPAGVGKTTLARTIAQDLGIAYLDTGAMFRAVGLNLGSCLAELDHGQIMDQLEKMRFDLEGAGQDSRVILNNIPLGSEIRTEQVGMWASDVGKVQAVRDYLKESQQRIGQLRSLVAEGRDMGSVVFPQARHKFFLDAAPKIRAQRRVEQLHRMGEKADFSQILNQILKRDEQDRNRAIAPLKPAPEAIIIDTGHLDQEEVFSEMKKVLARSGQP; encoded by the coding sequence ATGAAGGATAGACCCCTGCTCATCACCATTGACGGGCCGGCCGGAGTTGGCAAGACCACCCTGGCCAGGACCATTGCCCAGGACCTGGGCATCGCCTACCTGGATACCGGGGCGATGTTCAGGGCTGTTGGCTTGAATCTGGGCAGCTGTCTGGCTGAATTAGACCATGGTCAAATCATGGACCAGCTTGAAAAAATGCGGTTCGACCTGGAAGGTGCCGGTCAGGACAGCCGGGTTATCCTGAATAATATCCCTCTGGGATCTGAAATCCGGACCGAACAAGTTGGGATGTGGGCATCTGATGTCGGAAAAGTCCAGGCAGTCCGGGATTACCTCAAAGAGTCCCAGCAGAGAATTGGACAGCTCCGCTCCCTTGTGGCTGAAGGAAGGGACATGGGCAGCGTGGTCTTTCCCCAAGCCAGACATAAATTTTTTTTAGATGCAGCCCCCAAGATCAGGGCCCAGAGAAGGGTTGAGCAGCTGCACAGAATGGGTGAAAAGGCTGACTTCAGCCAGATCCTGAACCAGATCCTGAAAAGGGATGAACAGGACAGAAACAGGGCCATAGCACCCCTTAAGCCAGCTCCTGAGGCAATCATTATTGACACTGGCCATCTTGATCAGGAAGAAGTCTTTTCTGAAATGAAAAAAGTCCTGGCCAGGTCCGGACAGCCATAA
- the hisC gene encoding histidinol-phosphate transaminase translates to MNKPSPRLVQPQILEFKPYSPGLGIDEIKEKFELDNVVKMASNENPLGVSPIVQDVITANAALAFRYPAAGNPALTRAISSYLGIDPELVVCGNGSDEIIDLLIRMTAVPGRDNIAAFRPCFSIYELQSRLCNVEFRQADLNPDFSFNWEGLLSMVDSNTRLVFLTNPDNPSGFAVSGSEIQAFARCLPDDALLVVDEAYIDFADPVEKFSILRQALGSHRIVLLRTFSKMFGLAGLRLGYAVMPAFLADYYRRVRLPFSVNILAEKAGQAALEDTHFRDATRDLVIKARQSLSEGLSSLGCQVYPSQANFIMFKPPVSATEVFEKLLQKGVIIRPLKSYGLPDLLRVSIGTEKENALFLELLKAIVNEG, encoded by the coding sequence ATGAACAAACCCTCGCCCAGACTTGTCCAACCACAGATCCTGGAATTCAAGCCTTATTCTCCCGGACTCGGAATAGACGAGATCAAAGAAAAATTCGAACTGGACAATGTGGTCAAAATGGCCAGTAATGAAAACCCTCTTGGGGTTTCGCCCATAGTCCAGGATGTGATCACAGCCAATGCTGCCCTGGCCTTCAGATATCCTGCTGCAGGCAACCCCGCCCTGACCCGGGCCATCAGCAGCTATCTGGGAATAGATCCCGAGCTGGTGGTTTGCGGAAACGGATCAGATGAGATCATCGACCTTTTGATCCGCATGACCGCTGTTCCAGGCAGGGACAATATAGCAGCCTTCCGGCCCTGTTTCAGCATCTATGAACTCCAGTCCCGGCTATGCAACGTCGAATTCAGACAGGCGGATCTCAACCCTGATTTCTCTTTTAACTGGGAAGGATTGCTGAGCATGGTGGATTCCAACACCAGGCTGGTTTTTTTGACCAACCCGGACAATCCGTCAGGCTTTGCCGTGTCCGGGTCTGAAATTCAAGCCTTTGCCCGTTGCCTGCCTGATGATGCCCTTCTGGTGGTTGATGAAGCATATATCGATTTTGCTGATCCGGTTGAAAAGTTTTCCATCCTCAGGCAAGCCCTTGGATCTCATCGAATTGTCCTGCTCAGAACCTTTTCCAAAATGTTCGGCCTGGCCGGGCTGAGACTGGGATATGCAGTAATGCCGGCCTTCCTGGCTGATTATTACCGCCGGGTCAGACTGCCTTTCAGCGTCAATATCCTGGCTGAAAAGGCCGGGCAGGCAGCCCTTGAAGACACCCATTTCCGGGATGCCACCAGAGACCTGGTCATTAAAGCCAGGCAAAGCCTTTCAGAGGGCCTTTCCAGTCTGGGCTGTCAGGTGTATCCTTCCCAGGCCAACTTCATAATGTTCAAACCGCCGGTCAGCGCAACTGAGGTCTTTGAAAAGCTCCTGCAAAAAGGGGTCATTATCAGGCCCCTGAAAAGCTACGGTCTGCCCGATCTGCTGCGGGTGTCCATTGGAACGGAAAAGGAAAATGCCCTTTTTCTGGAGCTGCTCAAGGCTATAGTCAATGAAGGATAG
- a CDS encoding type IV pilus secretin PilQ codes for MMNTSGLFKLALIIAVLFNFLFQTGRETVQAETDDPQSRHQRMITELDFWQDHRSLLHASFLGRGELSHLIQRQDETRLEVLLPGTKVPPEMVRLYRLDNFDTSVKSLFIQNTEPGARLIWTWDPKTPFDIHQKSDSINFRFDRPVLETGGTGASTAQDRVTDASPWGRPEAEFFELNALFPGMKQEYTGDPISIDLQNAEVEHVLRLITAVTDYNLILDEDVRGRISMRLVEVPWDQALDLVLVQKNLGMVVRGNIIRVTTAQKLEAERDQARRAREAAAQARESMRQLEPLEQEFIQINYATAQELLPQIQNFLSDRGKVTHDVRTNTLIIQDTASNLREINALIANLDRPEKQVYIEARVVYATEEFRRGLGIQWSFLYPEQNAFSPSGDVLGSVGFQSMNFPRMADDFMTISGSLRRITSSLFTIDAQLRLGETQNISRTISAPRVITLNNQRAEIEQGIRIPIQVADERGTRTDYEDAVLRLIVEPQITPDNKLILDLEIRDDSPAAEGIETKLTKTKLFVEDGETIVIGGIKKVIEEELENRIPGLGGIPFLGWLFKNQYIGESKNELLIFIRPEIL; via the coding sequence ATGATGAATACATCCGGTTTATTCAAGCTTGCCCTTATTATTGCTGTCTTGTTCAATTTTCTGTTTCAGACCGGCAGGGAAACTGTTCAGGCTGAAACAGATGATCCTCAATCCCGGCACCAGAGGATGATTACGGAGCTGGACTTCTGGCAGGATCACCGAAGCTTGCTTCATGCTTCCTTCCTGGGCCGGGGAGAATTAAGCCATCTGATTCAAAGACAGGATGAAACAAGGCTGGAAGTCCTGCTGCCCGGAACAAAGGTACCCCCTGAAATGGTCCGGTTATACCGGCTGGACAACTTTGATACTTCGGTCAAGTCCCTTTTTATCCAGAATACCGAACCAGGGGCCAGGTTAATCTGGACCTGGGACCCCAAAACTCCCTTTGATATCCATCAGAAATCCGACTCAATAAACTTCAGGTTTGACAGACCAGTGCTGGAAACAGGAGGCACCGGGGCATCCACAGCCCAGGACCGGGTCACCGACGCCAGCCCATGGGGAAGGCCCGAGGCAGAATTTTTTGAACTCAACGCCCTTTTCCCTGGTATGAAGCAGGAATACACCGGGGACCCAATTTCAATTGATCTGCAGAACGCCGAAGTGGAGCACGTCCTAAGGCTCATCACAGCGGTCACTGATTACAACCTGATCTTAGACGAAGACGTCAGGGGCAGGATATCCATGCGCCTGGTGGAAGTGCCCTGGGACCAGGCCCTGGATCTGGTGCTTGTCCAGAAAAACCTGGGTATGGTTGTCAGGGGAAATATAATCAGGGTCACAACAGCCCAGAAGCTCGAAGCAGAACGGGATCAGGCCAGAAGGGCCAGGGAGGCAGCTGCCCAGGCCAGGGAAAGCATGCGCCAGCTGGAGCCCCTTGAACAGGAGTTCATCCAGATCAACTACGCTACTGCCCAGGAACTCCTGCCCCAGATCCAGAATTTTCTATCCGACAGGGGTAAAGTTACCCATGACGTCAGGACCAACACCCTGATTATCCAGGATACCGCCTCCAATTTGCGGGAAATCAATGCCCTCATCGCAAATCTGGACCGTCCGGAAAAACAGGTCTACATCGAGGCCAGGGTGGTCTACGCCACAGAAGAGTTCCGACGGGGCCTGGGAATCCAATGGAGCTTTCTCTACCCGGAGCAGAATGCCTTTTCCCCCAGCGGAGACGTTCTGGGCTCTGTCGGGTTTCAGAGCATGAATTTTCCCAGGATGGCTGATGACTTCATGACCATTTCAGGGAGTCTGCGCAGAATAACCAGCAGCCTGTTCACCATTGATGCCCAGCTGCGCCTTGGTGAAACCCAGAACATTTCCCGGACCATCTCAGCCCCCAGAGTGATCACCCTGAACAACCAGCGGGCCGAGATCGAGCAGGGCATCCGCATTCCCATCCAGGTGGCTGACGAACGGGGAACCAGGACCGATTATGAAGACGCAGTCCTGCGGCTCATTGTTGAGCCCCAGATAACCCCGGACAACAAGTTGATCCTTGACCTGGAAATCCGTGATGACAGTCCAGCCGCAGAAGGCATTGAAACCAAACTGACCAAGACCAAACTCTTTGTTGAAGACGGAGAGACCATTGTCATCGGTGGAATCAAAAAAGTCATCGAGGAGGAGCTGGAAAACCGGATCCCCGGACTTGGCGGGATTCCCTTTCTAGGCTGGCTCTTCAAGAATCAGTACATCGGAGAGAGCAAAAACGAACTTTTGATCTTTATCAGACCTGAGATCCTCTAA